In Thiovibrio frasassiensis, one DNA window encodes the following:
- the metK gene encoding methionine adenosyltransferase: protein MSNYLFTSESVSEGHPDKVADQISDAVLDAILTQDPKARVACETLVTTGMALIAGEITTTAWVDMPAVVRETVREIGYNSSEMGFDWQSCAVLTSIGKQSPDIAQGVDEGSGLDLDQGAGDQGLMFGYACTETRVLMPMPITYAHRLMKRQAEVRKAGLLPWLRPDAKSQVTIEYENKKPKRVEAIVLSTQHSPEVDYEDLKAGVMEEIIKPIIPAEMVDKNTKYFINPTGRFVIGGPVGDCGVTGRKIIVDTYGGMGSHGGGAFSGKDPSKVDRSSSYMGRYVAKNLVAAGIATELEVQIAYAIGISKPVSINVNSFGTGKISDERIRQLINEHFDLRPKAIIQHLDLLRPIYRKTAAYGHFGREREEFTWERTDKAEALKDAAGIK from the coding sequence ATGTCAAATTATCTCTTTACCTCGGAGTCTGTTTCAGAAGGCCATCCGGACAAGGTAGCAGACCAGATCTCGGATGCCGTCCTCGACGCCATTCTCACCCAGGACCCAAAAGCCAGGGTCGCTTGTGAAACTCTGGTAACCACCGGCATGGCCCTGATTGCCGGCGAGATCACCACCACCGCCTGGGTGGATATGCCTGCGGTGGTCCGGGAGACCGTGCGGGAAATCGGCTACAATTCCTCGGAGATGGGTTTTGACTGGCAGTCCTGTGCGGTGCTCACCAGCATCGGCAAGCAGTCCCCTGATATTGCCCAGGGCGTGGACGAAGGGAGCGGCCTGGACCTCGATCAGGGGGCCGGCGACCAGGGGTTGATGTTCGGCTATGCCTGTACCGAAACCCGGGTGCTGATGCCCATGCCCATCACCTATGCCCATCGGCTCATGAAGCGGCAGGCCGAGGTACGCAAGGCAGGGCTTCTGCCTTGGCTGCGTCCGGACGCGAAAAGTCAGGTCACCATTGAATATGAAAACAAAAAGCCCAAGCGGGTCGAGGCCATTGTCCTCTCCACCCAGCATTCCCCCGAGGTTGACTACGAGGATCTCAAGGCCGGCGTCATGGAGGAGATCATCAAGCCCATTATTCCTGCCGAGATGGTGGATAAGAACACCAAGTATTTCATCAATCCCACCGGTCGTTTTGTTATCGGCGGCCCGGTCGGCGATTGCGGCGTGACCGGCCGCAAGATCATCGTTGACACCTATGGCGGCATGGGTTCCCACGGCGGCGGCGCTTTTTCCGGCAAGGATCCTTCCAAGGTGGACCGTTCCTCTTCTTACATGGGCCGTTATGTGGCCAAGAATCTGGTGGCCGCCGGGATCGCCACCGAGCTTGAGGTGCAGATCGCCTATGCCATCGGCATTTCCAAGCCGGTCTCCATCAATGTCAACTCCTTCGGCACCGGCAAGATCAGCGACGAGCGGATCAGGCAGCTCATCAACGAGCATTTTGACCTGCGGCCCAAGGCCATTATTCAGCACCTTGACCTCCTGCGGCCGATTTATCGGAAAACCGCAGCCTACGGCCATTTCGGCCGGGAGCGGGAAGAGTTCACCTGGGAGCGCACCGACAAGGCCGAGGCCTTGAAGGATGCCGCCGGAATCAAATAA
- a CDS encoding YkgJ family cysteine cluster protein, whose protein sequence is MISRSIQQQLLTALYDAFAGWAEKFTFSCHKGCATCCTRSVTMTSLEGEGIMTFLAEAGRQAELADPAFSAPSSRTVQCTTNTFVAAHLRGEELEEPENWDLRPCPFLKEESCTIYPVRPFGCRLFASLDPCAASGVADMPPGYLAGATVLLQYIEHLGNGGCWGTMVELLAGLHSGQAEGYGQATSPIPGFLIAPDEQPLVEPLLQDLLAREINGQTFAQWLHAARP, encoded by the coding sequence ATGATTTCCCGTTCGATCCAGCAGCAATTGCTCACCGCCCTTTACGACGCCTTTGCCGGATGGGCGGAAAAATTCACCTTTTCCTGCCACAAGGGATGCGCCACCTGCTGCACCCGGAGTGTCACCATGACCAGCCTGGAAGGGGAGGGGATCATGACCTTTCTGGCCGAGGCCGGTCGCCAAGCCGAACTGGCTGACCCCGCATTTTCGGCACCATCAAGCCGGACGGTGCAATGTACCACCAACACCTTCGTCGCCGCCCATCTCCGGGGCGAAGAGCTGGAGGAGCCGGAAAATTGGGACCTGCGCCCCTGCCCGTTTCTCAAGGAGGAAAGCTGCACCATCTATCCGGTGCGCCCCTTTGGCTGCCGACTTTTTGCCTCCCTGGACCCCTGCGCCGCCAGCGGCGTAGCGGATATGCCGCCGGGGTATCTCGCCGGCGCGACCGTCCTGCTGCAATACATCGAACATCTGGGTAACGGCGGGTGCTGGGGCACCATGGTGGAACTGCTGGCCGGGCTGCACAGCGGGCAAGCGGAGGGCTATGGCCAAGCCACGAGCCCCATTCCCGGCTTCCTCATTGCCCCGGACGAACAACCCCTCGTCGAACCGCTTCTCCAGGATCTGCTCGCTCGGGAGATCAACGGCCAGACCTTTGCACAGTGGCTGCACGCCGCAAGGCCATAA
- the ahcY gene encoding adenosylhomocysteinase codes for MSLADWGRKEIRIAETEMPGLMALREEFGKKKPLKGARISGSLHMTIQTAVLIETLVELGAQVRWASCNIFSTQDHAAAAIAAAGIPVYAWKGETIEEYWWCTEKALTWPDGNPPNMILDDGGDATLLVHKGAEFEKGGKVPAAKKSDNEEYQAVLAVLKQDFAADKKKWTNAAKAIRGVTEETTTGVHRLYQMEKAGGLLFPAMNVNDSVTKSKFDNLYGCRESLMDGIKRATDVMVAGKLAVILGYGDVGKGCAQAFRGLGAQVWVTEIDPICALQAAMEGYRVMTMEEAASQGDIFVTCTGNEKVINHGHMKAMKDEAIVCNIGHFDSEIDVASVRKYTWENIKPQVDHIIFPDGKKITLLAEGRLVNLGCATGHPSFVMSASFTNQVLAQIELFANAKKYEKKVYVLPKVLDEKVARLHLKKLGVHLSELSKVQAAYIDVPVGGPYKADHYRY; via the coding sequence ATGAGTCTGGCCGATTGGGGCCGCAAGGAAATCCGTATCGCGGAAACCGAGATGCCAGGGCTCATGGCCCTGCGCGAGGAATTCGGCAAGAAGAAGCCCCTCAAGGGGGCACGGATCTCCGGTTCCCTGCACATGACCATCCAGACCGCGGTCCTGATCGAGACCCTGGTTGAGCTGGGTGCCCAGGTGCGTTGGGCCTCCTGCAATATCTTTTCCACCCAGGACCATGCCGCCGCCGCCATCGCCGCGGCAGGGATCCCGGTCTATGCCTGGAAGGGGGAAACCATCGAGGAATACTGGTGGTGCACAGAAAAGGCCCTCACCTGGCCGGACGGCAACCCGCCTAATATGATCCTCGACGATGGCGGCGACGCCACCCTGCTGGTGCACAAGGGTGCCGAATTTGAGAAGGGTGGCAAGGTGCCTGCCGCCAAGAAAAGCGACAATGAGGAGTACCAGGCGGTTTTGGCCGTGCTCAAGCAGGACTTTGCCGCGGACAAGAAAAAGTGGACCAACGCTGCCAAGGCTATCCGCGGGGTGACCGAAGAAACCACCACCGGGGTGCATCGCCTCTACCAGATGGAAAAGGCGGGCGGGCTATTGTTCCCGGCGATGAACGTCAATGATTCGGTGACCAAGTCCAAGTTCGACAACCTCTACGGCTGCCGCGAATCCTTGATGGACGGGATCAAGCGCGCCACCGACGTGATGGTGGCCGGCAAGCTTGCGGTGATCCTCGGCTACGGCGACGTGGGCAAGGGCTGTGCCCAGGCCTTCCGCGGCTTGGGAGCGCAGGTTTGGGTAACGGAGATCGACCCGATCTGCGCGCTCCAGGCCGCGATGGAAGGGTACCGGGTGATGACCATGGAAGAGGCCGCAAGCCAGGGCGATATCTTCGTCACCTGCACCGGCAACGAGAAGGTCATCAACCACGGACACATGAAGGCGATGAAGGACGAGGCCATTGTCTGCAATATCGGGCATTTTGATTCGGAGATCGATGTTGCCTCCGTGCGCAAGTACACCTGGGAGAACATCAAACCCCAGGTGGATCACATCATCTTCCCCGACGGCAAGAAGATCACCCTGCTGGCCGAAGGCCGTTTGGTGAACCTGGGCTGCGCCACCGGCCACCCGAGCTTCGTGATGTCCGCCTCCTTCACCAATCAGGTGCTGGCCCAGATCGAGCTTTTTGCCAATGCCAAGAAGTACGAGAAGAAGGTCTATGTATTGCCCAAGGTGCTGGACGAGAAGGTGGCGCGTCTCCATCTCAAGAAGCTCGGCGTGCATCTCTCCGAGCTGTCCAAGGTTCAGGCCGCGTATATCGATGTGCCGGTGGGCGGGCCATACAAGGCGGACCATTACCGCTACTAG
- a CDS encoding chemotaxis protein CheD, translating to MILFGESIDAQKDMSNLKVVGIGGWAVSNNREDILRTYALGSCVALILHHPMSRTMGLVHIVLPDPLCHVGKKHGKGYYASSAVPMLQREVCAAAGLSSSDSSGIIAKLVGGAAVIKIKNPFHFGERILREILQTLHRLHIPVVKQDTGGSISRTVSLYIESGDVLVKSPGTQKRPL from the coding sequence ATGATCCTCTTTGGAGAATCGATTGACGCGCAAAAGGACATGAGCAATCTGAAGGTGGTAGGAATCGGAGGCTGGGCCGTCTCCAATAATCGTGAAGATATCTTGCGCACCTATGCCCTTGGTTCCTGCGTTGCCTTGATACTTCACCATCCGATGTCAAGAACCATGGGGCTTGTCCATATTGTCCTGCCAGATCCGCTTTGCCATGTTGGGAAAAAGCACGGGAAGGGATACTATGCCAGTTCAGCGGTCCCCATGCTGCAGAGGGAAGTTTGTGCCGCAGCTGGTCTCTCTTCCTCGGATAGCTCGGGAATTATAGCCAAATTGGTTGGTGGTGCCGCGGTCATAAAAATCAAGAATCCGTTTCACTTTGGCGAAAGGATTCTCCGAGAAATACTCCAGACACTGCATCGCCTTCATATCCCTGTGGTAAAACAGGATACGGGTGGCAGTATTTCCCGGACCGTCTCGCTATATATTGAGAGCGGTGATGTTTTGGTTAAATCACCGGGCACGCAGAAAAGACCCTTGTAA
- a CDS encoding biotin--[acetyl-CoA-carboxylase] ligase yields MPDNLWQTMILSGELGRHPVQFFTSTGSTNDLALILSNTGAPDGTLIVADNQTAGRGRLAGRIWLSPPGTGLYFSLILRPRLSPEDFPKLTLAAGLALCKALEGHSHCQPGLKWPNDIFLHGKKCGGILTETQAVSGAGQTAVVIGIGLNVNIPAEAFTGELRSKATSLLAETGIPHDRGPLLAAILAELDLAVARLEQGDFPAILTEWRQRDIHAGHQVSWGNTQGKIITGISLGPDDEGFLHIRDNQGRIHSVISGDISLAQE; encoded by the coding sequence ATGCCTGACAATCTGTGGCAAACCATGATCCTGAGCGGCGAGCTTGGCCGACACCCGGTCCAGTTTTTCACCAGCACCGGCTCAACCAACGATCTCGCTCTGATCCTGAGCAACACCGGAGCCCCAGACGGGACCCTGATCGTGGCCGACAACCAAACCGCTGGCCGGGGCCGTCTTGCAGGCAGAATTTGGCTGTCACCGCCCGGAACCGGGCTCTACTTTTCCCTGATCCTGCGCCCGCGTCTTTCCCCTGAGGATTTTCCCAAGCTTACCCTGGCCGCAGGCCTTGCCCTGTGCAAAGCTCTGGAAGGGCACAGCCATTGCCAGCCCGGACTGAAATGGCCCAACGACATCTTCCTGCACGGCAAGAAATGCGGCGGCATCCTTACGGAAACCCAGGCCGTATCAGGAGCCGGACAAACCGCGGTGGTGATTGGCATCGGCCTCAACGTGAATATACCGGCGGAAGCATTTACGGGCGAACTCCGATCCAAGGCCACCTCGCTGCTGGCGGAAACCGGCATCCCGCATGACCGTGGCCCCCTGCTCGCCGCCATCCTTGCCGAACTCGACCTGGCGGTGGCTCGGCTCGAACAGGGCGATTTTCCGGCCATCCTGACCGAGTGGCGACAACGGGATATCCACGCCGGTCACCAGGTCTCCTGGGGCAACACCCAGGGGAAGATCATCACCGGCATCTCCCTTGGCCCGGACGATGAAGGGTTTCTCCATATCCGGGATAATCAGGGACGGATCCATTCCGTTATTTCCGGGGATATCTCCCTGGCCCAGGAATAA
- a CDS encoding exodeoxyribonuclease III, whose translation MMQFSIPDVLQILAKEVAGYAVPIVDLIGVQTKDPYKVLVATILSARTKDETTAKAAAKLFKEAPDLAGLADLSEERLTKLIFPVGFYKNKAKFLARLPGVLASEFNNQIPDEVEPLTRLPGVGRKTANLVVAVAFKKPAICVDTHVHRIMNIWGYVETKTPLETEMALREKLPPEYWLSINSTLVAFGQGTCRPVAPHCDRCVIARFCPQLGVRPRKIEGKSRKKNEAGMRKFVSWNVNGLRAVEKKGFVEILANLNADLVALQEIKAQPEQLSETIKNIPGYTAYWFSAQKKGYAGVATYSKEEPLSVIYGIDHKDHDYEGRVLTLEFADFYFINAYFPNAQHGLLRMDYKLQFNRDLQTFANTLAKQKSVVICGDFNVAHKEIDLTNPKQNEKNPGYAPQERAWMDEFLGTGFVDTFRMFNQEPGRYTWWSYRFNARERNLGWRIDYFCVDQKSTKRVTEVAILNDIMGSDHCPVLLGFR comes from the coding sequence ATGATGCAATTTTCAATACCAGACGTTTTACAAATCCTCGCCAAAGAGGTCGCGGGATATGCGGTGCCCATTGTCGATCTTATTGGCGTGCAAACCAAGGATCCGTACAAGGTTCTGGTAGCCACCATCCTCTCGGCCCGGACCAAAGATGAAACCACGGCCAAGGCTGCGGCGAAATTGTTCAAGGAAGCTCCGGATCTGGCCGGACTGGCGGACTTGAGCGAAGAGCGCCTAACCAAGCTGATCTTCCCGGTGGGATTTTACAAAAACAAGGCCAAGTTTCTCGCCCGCCTTCCCGGCGTGTTGGCCAGCGAGTTTAACAACCAAATCCCCGACGAAGTAGAACCCCTCACCCGACTGCCCGGCGTAGGCCGCAAGACCGCCAACCTGGTGGTGGCGGTGGCCTTCAAAAAACCGGCGATCTGCGTGGACACCCATGTCCACCGGATCATGAACATCTGGGGATACGTGGAAACCAAAACCCCGCTGGAAACCGAGATGGCGCTCAGGGAAAAGCTGCCCCCCGAATATTGGCTGAGCATCAACTCCACCCTGGTGGCCTTTGGCCAGGGCACCTGCAGGCCGGTGGCCCCCCACTGCGACCGCTGCGTCATCGCCCGGTTTTGCCCGCAGCTCGGAGTACGTCCGCGAAAAATAGAGGGCAAGAGCCGAAAAAAAAATGAGGCTGGCATGCGGAAATTTGTTTCCTGGAACGTCAACGGTCTCCGGGCTGTGGAAAAAAAGGGCTTTGTCGAGATTCTTGCCAATTTGAACGCCGATCTGGTGGCGCTCCAGGAGATCAAGGCCCAGCCGGAGCAACTTTCGGAAACGATCAAAAACATCCCCGGCTACACCGCCTACTGGTTTTCCGCCCAGAAAAAAGGCTATGCCGGGGTGGCGACCTACAGCAAGGAGGAACCTCTCTCGGTGATCTACGGCATCGACCACAAAGACCACGATTATGAAGGCAGGGTGCTGACCCTGGAGTTTGCTGATTTCTATTTCATAAACGCCTATTTTCCCAATGCCCAACACGGGCTGCTCCGCATGGACTACAAACTCCAGTTCAACCGCGATCTGCAGACCTTTGCCAACACCCTGGCCAAGCAGAAGTCGGTGGTGATCTGCGGGGATTTCAACGTGGCGCACAAGGAGATCGACCTGACCAACCCCAAACAGAACGAAAAGAATCCGGGCTATGCCCCGCAAGAACGGGCCTGGATGGACGAGTTTCTTGGGACCGGTTTTGTGGACACCTTTCGGATGTTCAACCAGGAGCCGGGCCGATACACTTGGTGGAGTTACCGCTTCAACGCCAGGGAGAGGAACCTCGGCTGGCGGATCGATTATTTCTGCGTGGATCAAAAGAGCACAAAGCGAGTGACGGAGGTTGCTATTTTAAATGATATAATGGGCTCGGATCACTGCCCGGTTCTCCTTGGCTTTCGCTAA
- a CDS encoding response regulator, protein MVAPVDMDIKIRILVVDDEPTSREVIRLGLQNQNCETMTAHDAASAIALLSEQQFHAVVTDKNMPGTEHPTEGGLDVIKFAKESNPACAVIMVTAFSTVDSAIEAMRLGAFDYLDKPVRPQDIKKKLARILSYQQTLNPANAISSHNSFRAKFLNIIEEQEGASQCLSAETKGMLLQVLQENIDSFFHERRAWENIILEQRDALSQIAGWAEQMQETTVQGSIDEDFLAKIITASNRRL, encoded by the coding sequence ATGGTTGCGCCAGTGGACATGGATATCAAAATTCGTATATTGGTCGTTGACGATGAACCCACTTCCCGCGAGGTTATTCGGCTAGGGTTACAAAATCAAAACTGCGAAACCATGACCGCCCATGACGCGGCCTCAGCCATCGCGCTTTTAAGTGAGCAGCAATTCCATGCCGTGGTGACGGACAAAAACATGCCCGGCACCGAGCACCCTACTGAGGGTGGTCTTGATGTCATCAAATTCGCCAAGGAGTCCAACCCTGCCTGTGCCGTCATCATGGTAACCGCCTTCAGCACGGTGGATTCGGCCATCGAGGCCATGCGGCTTGGTGCTTTTGATTATTTAGACAAGCCGGTCCGGCCTCAAGATATCAAGAAAAAACTTGCACGAATTCTTTCCTATCAACAGACCTTGAACCCCGCGAACGCCATTTCGTCACATAACAGCTTCAGGGCCAAATTCCTCAATATTATCGAGGAGCAGGAGGGGGCGAGCCAGTGCCTCAGTGCAGAAACCAAAGGGATGCTTCTACAAGTATTGCAGGAGAATATTGATTCTTTTTTTCATGAGCGAAGGGCCTGGGAAAATATCATTTTGGAACAGCGCGATGCCTTGAGTCAAATTGCCGGCTGGGCAGAACAGATGCAAGAGACAACGGTACAGGGGAGTATAGATGAAGATTTTTTGGCTAAAATTATCACCGCATCCAACCGACGGCTGTGA